The following are encoded together in the Rhizoctonia solani chromosome 10, complete sequence genome:
- a CDS encoding protein phosphatase 2C — translation MSHLAPFTVTKASDGRLLTNLSIEGHGSPWNFRMLAEPELTQELLRHANPKSSSASDLRVDSVWFQPAQGKENASQDRVYAGTCEIDGEKWSLAGVFDGRFLGFGHKSSQLTIPEGHAGEECAEYAINNFPEYIKRALSGVRPKEDISSRLVDAFASFDDSIIQPIRDLFPDPDALASIPDEQLEAMVNDHACGGGNYEKIILAMRGTTAVISLVDPSRKNLWAAGVGDSRAVLGIKRPDGSWLARDLVVQHNGGNESELQAVRDAHPNEPEITLRNRVLGAIAVTRAFGDVAFKLPAAYTRHIFLRAKPGFRVHSSVEAFTTRNVTPPYLSAIPDIAHVELAGDSEGIPRFVLLMSDGVVDDHVVHIRGENEQESIQKWVELVGSRLDSKDWATNGPDNLALPVLREVYSGSNNAHLSAFLTLESDSKWLDDTSIQVVVL, via the exons CTCACAAATCTTAGCATCGAGGGCCATGGCAGCCCCTGGAATTTTCGAATGTTGGCCGAACCTGAGCTCACGCAAGAGCTCCTGCGACATGCAAACCCAAAGTCCTCCAGTGCATCTGACCTTCGGGTCGATAGCGTGTGGTTCCAGCCGGCTCAGGGAAAAGAGAACGCCTCCCAAGACCGTGTTTATGCAGGCACTTGCGAAATAGACGGAGAAAAATGGTCGCTCGCAGGAGTTTTTGACGGTAGGTTTCTTGGCTTTGGTCACAAGAGCAGCCAATTAACCATTCCTGAAGGCCATGCTGGCGAAGAGTGTGCCGAATATGCTATTAACAACTTCCCAGAGTACATCAAACGTGCCCTCTCTGGAGTACGGCCAAAGGAAGATATCTCTTCCCGGCTGGTCGATGCTTTTGCATCTTTCGACGACTCAATCATTCAGCCGATTCGCGACTTATTCCCAGATCCGGATGCTCTTGCCTCTATACCAGATGAGCAGCTTGAAGCTATGGTCAATGACCATGCCTGTGGGGGCGGGAACTATGAAAAGATCATCTTGGCCATGCGCGGCACGACTGCGGTCATCTCGCTAGTCGACCCCAGTCGTAAGAACTTGTGGGCAGCTGGAGTTGGAGACTCTCGGGCAG TGCTTGGTATTAAACGACCCGATGGCAGTTGGCTCGCTCGTGACCTGGTAGTACAACATAATGGAGGCAATGAGTCCGAGTTACAGGCCGTACGGGATGCCCATCCCAACGAGCCCGAGATCACCTTGCGGAACCGTGTCCTAGGAGCCATCGCAGTTACCCGAG CTTTCGGAGATGTTGCCTTCAAGCTTCCGGCCGCCTATACTCGTCATATTTTCTTAAGAGCCAAGCCTGGTTTCCGTGTTCACTCATCAGTCGAAGCGTTTACTACTCGCAACGTTACCCCACCTTACTTGAGCGCGATCCCAGATATTGCTCATGTCGAGCTTGCTGGCGATTCTGAAGGTATTCCCCGCTTCGTTCTTTTGATGTCTGATGGTGTTGTCGATGATCACGTCGTCCATATAAGGGGAGAGAATGAACAAGAATCGATTCAAAAATGGGTCGAACTCGTCGGAAGCCGTCTCGATTCTAAGGATTGGGCAACCAATGGCCCTGATAACCTGGCACTTCCTGTCCTACGGGAGGTGTACAGTGGCTCGAATAATGCGCATTTATCCGCTTTCCTTACGTTGGAGTCGGATTCCAAGTGGCTCGATGATACAAGCATCCAGGTTGTGGTGTTATAA